Proteins found in one Polyangiaceae bacterium genomic segment:
- a CDS encoding WD40 repeat domain-containing protein translates to MPRWSKKGALVLGVLALACGAAAPPPAAAKPRAARAPAAHRARPAIGAATADRVKLSWEAAAGGYGRAVAVSSRLGRVAFANRDTVRVYDLGSGKRVGDVRRCQEIVHTGLGFVDSRLVIVCEDGVSVVSADKLGKLPSPKTAPARVTAAAFAGKHLALGHHDGVVRILDLAGGAGAEIVVPGPPVDVKSLALSPDGNKVAVAWTQGSIWWWNVSEPEAFHKLVRHESEADAVAFDASGSVLAEEGAKNTTTLWSFGDPPKETAHLKNGDWVKQIRFTPDGKWLARGGSDGLELAEIAGPKRVALDTRGAVEDVAFDEQSGVLAAADRDGRLTVWAVR, encoded by the coding sequence ATGCCTCGATGGTCCAAGAAGGGCGCGCTGGTCCTGGGCGTGCTGGCTCTCGCTTGCGGTGCCGCGGCTCCGCCCCCGGCGGCCGCCAAGCCCCGCGCGGCACGCGCGCCCGCGGCGCACCGGGCTCGGCCCGCGATCGGCGCAGCCACTGCGGATCGGGTCAAGCTCTCGTGGGAGGCAGCGGCGGGTGGCTACGGTCGCGCGGTGGCCGTCAGCTCCCGTCTCGGTCGCGTGGCGTTCGCCAACCGCGACACCGTGCGGGTGTACGACCTCGGCAGCGGCAAGCGCGTCGGTGACGTGCGCCGCTGCCAGGAGATCGTGCACACCGGTCTCGGCTTCGTGGACTCGCGGCTGGTGATCGTGTGCGAGGACGGCGTGAGCGTGGTGAGCGCGGACAAGCTCGGCAAGCTGCCCAGCCCGAAGACGGCGCCTGCGCGTGTGACCGCGGCTGCCTTTGCCGGCAAGCACCTGGCCCTCGGTCACCACGATGGCGTGGTGCGCATCCTGGATCTCGCCGGCGGCGCCGGCGCCGAAATCGTCGTCCCGGGCCCGCCGGTGGACGTGAAGAGCCTGGCGCTGAGCCCGGATGGCAACAAGGTCGCCGTGGCCTGGACCCAAGGCTCGATCTGGTGGTGGAACGTGAGCGAACCGGAGGCATTCCACAAGTTGGTGCGCCACGAGAGTGAAGCCGATGCCGTGGCCTTCGACGCGAGCGGCAGCGTGCTCGCGGAGGAAGGCGCCAAGAACACCACCACGCTGTGGAGCTTCGGCGATCCGCCCAAGGAGACCGCCCACCTGAAGAACGGCGATTGGGTGAAGCAGATCCGTTTCACGCCGGACGGCAAATGGCTCGCACGGGGCGGTTCCGACGGGCTCGAGCTGGCGGAGATTGCGGGGCCGAAACGCGTCGCCCTCGATACGCGCGGTGCCGTGGAAGACGTAGCCTTCGACGAGCAGAGCGGCGTGCTCGCGGCGGCGGACCGCGATGGGCGCCTCACCGTCTGGGCCGTCCGCTGA